A window from Campylobacter concisus encodes these proteins:
- a CDS encoding metal-sulfur cluster assembly factor, with product MKEKIYNALSNIVDPEVGFDIVSLGLIYDASCDENGKAKVTMTLSTKSCPLHEMILGWVETAVLDIEGVKECEIDLVWEPEWNIQMASDFVKAQLGV from the coding sequence ATGAAAGAAAAAATTTATAACGCACTGTCAAATATCGTTGATCCAGAAGTTGGCTTTGATATCGTTTCGCTTGGACTTATATACGATGCGAGCTGCGATGAAAATGGCAAAGCAAAAGTTACTATGACGCTTTCAACTAAATCTTGCCCACTACATGAAATGATACTTGGCTGGGTAGAAACTGCCGTGCTTGATATAGAAGGTGTCAAAGAGTGCGAGATCGATCTTGTCTGGGAGCCTGAGTGGAATATACAAATGGCAAGCGATTTTGTAAAAGCACAACTTGGAGTTTAA
- the ftsZ gene encoding cell division protein FtsZ, protein MSSFTVEENKSIYGAKIKVVGVGGGGGNMVNHIIRVNPNLNIDLIVANTDAKALENSLAHTKIQLGEKTTKGLGAGMRPEIGKAAAEESYDEVKSALETSDIVFIGTGLGGGTGTGAAPVVAQAAKDIGALTVAVVTMPFMFEGKKRRKLADCGLEELRKESDSIVVIPNDKLLTLIDKNAGIKESFEMVDEVLARAVNGMSTIVLDSGKSDINLDFADVRTIMSHRGLALMGVGEASGEDAAQEAIKNAIQSPLLDNMTINGAFGILVHFRISPSCPLADINNAMSIIHEAADEDAEIIFGTTTDDKIEDNKVEVTIIATGFQSSQKETEKKDEVQTSNANDIIKKERILRLKKVSGGYDEDYMSQLDVPSFMRHQMD, encoded by the coding sequence ATGAGTAGCTTCACAGTAGAAGAAAATAAAAGCATCTATGGTGCAAAGATAAAGGTCGTAGGTGTAGGTGGAGGTGGTGGCAATATGGTCAACCATATAATAAGAGTTAATCCGAATTTAAATATAGATCTTATTGTTGCCAATACAGATGCTAAGGCTCTTGAAAATTCTCTTGCACATACGAAAATTCAACTAGGCGAGAAAACAACAAAAGGTCTAGGTGCAGGCATGAGACCTGAAATAGGAAAAGCTGCTGCTGAAGAGAGCTACGATGAAGTAAAAAGTGCACTTGAGACATCAGATATAGTTTTTATCGGTACAGGACTTGGTGGTGGAACTGGTACAGGTGCTGCTCCAGTAGTTGCTCAAGCTGCAAAAGATATTGGTGCACTAACAGTTGCGGTTGTTACTATGCCTTTTATGTTTGAAGGAAAAAAACGTAGAAAACTGGCTGATTGTGGTCTTGAAGAGCTCAGAAAAGAAAGCGATTCTATTGTTGTCATTCCAAATGATAAGCTCCTAACATTAATTGATAAAAATGCTGGCATAAAAGAAAGCTTTGAAATGGTTGATGAAGTACTTGCAAGAGCCGTCAATGGTATGAGCACGATCGTGCTTGATTCAGGAAAAAGCGATATAAATCTAGACTTTGCAGATGTTAGAACGATTATGAGCCATAGAGGACTAGCTTTAATGGGTGTTGGCGAAGCAAGTGGCGAAGATGCAGCACAAGAAGCTATAAAAAATGCTATACAATCACCACTTCTTGATAATATGACAATAAATGGCGCATTTGGTATTTTAGTTCATTTTAGAATAAGCCCTAGTTGCCCACTAGCTGATATCAATAATGCGATGAGCATTATTCATGAGGCAGCAGATGAAGATGCTGAAATTATATTTGGTACAACAACTGATGACAAAATAGAAGATAATAAGGTTGAAGTTACAATAATAGCCACAGGTTTTCAAAGCTCACAAAAAGAAACTGAAAAAAAAGATGAAGTACAAACTTCTAATGCAAACGATATCATAAAAAAAGAGCGTATATTAAGACTTAAAAAAGTTAGTGGTGGATATGACGAAGACTATATGTCACAACTTGATGTGCCATCATTTATGCGCCATCAAATGGACTAA